In Oceanotoga teriensis, the following proteins share a genomic window:
- a CDS encoding calcium/sodium antiporter, whose translation MIPFILLIFGFILLVFGANKFVDGSSSLAYSFKIPPIIIGLTIAAIGTSAPEAFVSTIAAIQGNSDIAASNVLGSNILNILLILGITAFIKPLNIKQNTIKKEIPFLFLISLVMLLMGIDGIISRTDGLILLLFMIIFINYLFEISKEDNNQEEIKQYSIIKSLIFTIIGLVCIIFGSKFTVDNAVIIAKNIGISEKIIGLTIVSIGTSLPELVTSIVAALKGQNDIAVGNILGSNIFNILFVLGIASSISSVNFNLISDTIISIGITFILFIFSINDKKISKVEGFIFISLYAIYIFYIL comes from the coding sequence TTGATACCTTTTATATTGCTAATCTTTGGTTTTATACTTTTAGTTTTTGGTGCCAATAAATTTGTAGATGGTTCTTCTTCATTAGCTTATTCATTTAAAATACCGCCTATAATAATAGGACTTACAATTGCAGCTATTGGTACAAGTGCTCCTGAAGCTTTTGTTAGTACTATAGCAGCAATTCAGGGGAACAGTGATATAGCTGCTTCTAATGTTCTTGGCAGTAATATCTTAAACATTCTATTAATACTTGGAATAACAGCTTTTATAAAACCATTAAATATAAAACAAAATACTATAAAAAAAGAAATTCCATTTTTGTTTTTAATATCTTTAGTAATGCTTTTAATGGGTATAGATGGAATAATATCAAGAACTGATGGTTTAATTCTTTTATTATTCATGATCATATTCATAAATTATTTATTTGAAATATCAAAAGAAGATAATAATCAAGAAGAAATAAAACAATATAGTATCATCAAAAGTCTAATTTTTACTATTATAGGTTTAGTATGTATAATATTTGGAAGTAAATTTACAGTAGATAATGCGGTTATCATAGCAAAAAATATTGGAATATCTGAAAAAATTATAGGTTTGACAATAGTTTCTATAGGAACATCTCTTCCAGAACTGGTAACTTCTATAGTTGCAGCTCTAAAAGGTCAGAATGATATAGCTGTTGGAAATATACTGGGTAGTAATATCTTCAATATATTGTTTGTTCTTGGAATTGCTTCTTCAATTTCATCAGTAAATTTTAACTTGATATCAGATACAATAATCTCAATTGGTATAACTTTTATTTTATTTATATTCTCAATAAATGATAAAAAAATTTCTAAAGTTGAAGGTTTTATATTCATATCCTTATATGCGATATATATTTTTTATATTTTATAA
- a CDS encoding phosphatase codes for MNLIADLHMHTLASGHAYNTLMEMVKKSAEKKLQVIAITDHGPQMPGASHEYYFGNLLILPDYIYDVRVLKGCEANILNDGSLDLPEYRLENLEFVAAGIHPEAEFDLTEKKDITKSMLATINKSYVKMITHPDNPKFPVDFDEISHAAYENNVILELNAGSFDKFKIGRRGVEEVTLKYLQAIKKYNVKISINSDAHYIDEIGRTSGLEKLVQKVGIKEENILNNNKERLLKYLNLK; via the coding sequence ATGAATTTAATTGCAGATTTACACATGCATACATTAGCCTCAGGTCATGCATACAATACTTTGATGGAAATGGTAAAAAAGTCGGCTGAAAAAAAATTACAAGTAATAGCAATTACAGATCATGGACCACAAATGCCTGGTGCATCGCATGAATACTATTTTGGAAACTTATTAATATTGCCAGATTATATATATGATGTTAGAGTTTTAAAAGGATGTGAAGCAAATATTTTAAATGATGGAAGTTTAGATTTGCCAGAATATAGACTTGAAAATCTTGAATTTGTAGCGGCGGGTATACATCCAGAAGCTGAATTTGATTTAACTGAAAAGAAAGATATAACAAAATCTATGTTGGCTACGATAAACAAAAGTTATGTTAAAATGATTACACATCCAGATAATCCAAAGTTTCCAGTAGATTTTGACGAAATTTCTCATGCGGCATATGAAAATAATGTGATTCTTGAATTAAATGCAGGATCTTTTGATAAATTTAAAATTGGTAGAAGAGGTGTTGAAGAAGTAACTTTGAAATATCTTCAAGCCATAAAAAAATACAATGTAAAAATTTCTATAAACTCTGATGCACATTATATAGATGAAATAGGTAGAACATCGGGATTAGAGAAACTTGTTCAAAAAGTTGGTATAAAAGAAGAAAATATATTAAATAATAATAAAGAAAGACTTTTAAAATATTTAAATTTAAAATAA